A single Desulfobacteraceae bacterium DNA region contains:
- the rlmB gene encoding 23S rRNA (guanosine(2251)-2'-O)-methyltransferase RlmB, translating into FTASRSSAGALPAIMASGRQLFWGGAAVFSQEIFVMAQTEVLYGIHPVCEALRAGRRRVFGLYTLNRPSRRLQAALELARQAQVVVETLSGGQLQALAGTPQHQGLAARVGPYPFADLQSALANPAAGRHQPLVVILDNVVDPHNLGALVRTGHCAGVAAMVIPKDRAAAPTPAVSKISAGALEHIRLVRVTNVVGTLRALKAQGFWAVGLDRGGDRSLFEIDLRTPTAIVVGGEGRGIRPLVKTHCDFLAAIPQMGRIDSLNASVAGAIAIYEALRQRSGGTPLPTKTRSPLP; encoded by the coding sequence CTTCACTGCGTCGCGGTCCTCGGCCGGGGCCCTGCCGGCCATCATGGCTTCTGGGAGGCAGCTCTTTTGGGGCGGCGCCGCCGTCTTTTCGCAGGAAATCTTCGTCATGGCCCAGACCGAGGTGCTCTACGGCATTCACCCTGTCTGCGAGGCTCTGCGCGCCGGGCGCCGGAGGGTCTTTGGGCTTTATACCCTCAACCGCCCCTCCCGGCGGCTCCAGGCGGCCCTTGAGTTGGCACGGCAGGCGCAGGTGGTGGTGGAAACCCTTTCCGGCGGTCAGCTCCAGGCCCTCGCCGGGACGCCCCAGCATCAAGGGCTTGCGGCCCGGGTGGGGCCCTACCCCTTTGCCGACCTGCAAAGCGCCCTGGCCAACCCGGCTGCCGGCAGGCACCAACCGCTGGTGGTGATCCTGGACAACGTGGTCGACCCCCACAACCTGGGGGCCCTGGTGCGCACCGGGCACTGTGCCGGGGTGGCCGCGATGGTGATTCCCAAGGACCGTGCCGCGGCGCCCACACCGGCGGTATCCAAGATCTCGGCCGGGGCTTTGGAGCACATCCGGCTGGTCCGGGTGACCAACGTCGTCGGCACGCTGCGCGCCTTAAAGGCCCAGGGCTTCTGGGCGGTGGGGCTGGACCGCGGCGGCGATCGGTCGCTGTTTGAAATTGATCTGCGGACTCCGACGGCCATCGTGGTCGGCGGCGAGGGGCGGGGCATCCGGCCGCTGGTCAAGACCCACTGCGATTTTTTGGCCGCGATCCCCCAAATGGGGCGGATCGATTCGCTCAACGCCTCGGTGGCGGGTGCCATCGCGATCTACGAGGCGCTGCGGCAGCGATCGGGCGGTACCCCCCTGCCCACGAAAACCCGTTCACCGCTGCCATAA